The proteins below come from a single Gossypium raimondii isolate GPD5lz chromosome 2, ASM2569854v1, whole genome shotgun sequence genomic window:
- the LOC105788663 gene encoding 11-beta-hydroxysteroid dehydrogenase A: MDLIHKFLNLVAPSFTFFSFVFLLPPIYFFNFFLSILRSVFSENLAGKVVVITGASSGIGEHLAYEYGRRGARLALTARREKSLQEIADRARDLGSPDVIVIRADVSKVDDCRRLVEETVNHFGRLDHLVNNAGINTVCMFEDAPPDMSLFRAIMDTNFWGSVYTTRFAVPHLKTSKGKIVVMSSAASWMNDPRTSVYNASKAALTAFFDTLRIELGSEVKITIVTPGFIESEITQGKFLQRDGNMEVQQDMRDVQVSSIPVGSASGCAQAIVNSASKGDRYLTQPSWFRVTYLWKLFFPELVEWSYRLSHFSRPGAPHQQAPSKKILDFTGLKNVVYPSSIQSPEIKTD, from the exons ATGGATCTTATTCACAAGTTCCTCAACCTCGTAGCTCCTTCATTCACCTTCTTTTCATTTGTCTTTTTATTACCAcccatttatttcttcaacttCTTCCTTTCCATCTTACGCTCCGTTTTCAGTGAGAATCTTGCTGGGAAAGTCGTCGTCATCACAGGCGCTTCTTCCGGTATAGGAGAG CATTTGGCATACGAATATGGTAGAAGAGGAGCAAGGTTAGCTCTGACAGCAAGAAGAGAGAAATCACTGCAAGAAATTGCTGATAGAGCTCGTGATTTGGGATCTCCCGATGTTATTGTAATTCGTGCTGATGTTTCTAAAGTTGATGACTGTAGACGACTTGTTGAGGAAACCGTGAATCATTTCGGAAGAT TGGACCATCTGGTAAATAATGCTGGAATCAATACAGTCTGCATGTTTGAAGATGCACCTCCAGACATGTCTCTTTTCAGAGCTATAATG GACACAAATTTCTGGGGTTCGGTTTATACAACCCGATTTGCAGTTCCACACCTTAAAACCAGCAAAGGCAAGATCGTTGTCATGTCTTCAGCAGCTTCATGGATGAATGATCCAAGAACAAGCGTCTACAAT GCAAGCAAAGCAGCATTGACAGCCTTTTTCGATACATTAAGGATTGAACTTGGATCCGAGGTTAAGATAACAATTGTAACACCTGGTTTTATCGAGTCTGAAATCACCCAAGGCAAATTCCTTCAAAGAGATGGTAACATGGAAGTTCAGCAAGACATGAGAGAT GTACAAGTGAGTTCTATACCAGTAGGGTCAGCCAGTGGGTGCGCCCAGGCAATAGTGAACAGTGCAAGCAAAGGAGATCGGTACTTGACTCAGCCATCATGGTTCAGGGTGACTTACCTATGGAAGCTGTTTTTCCCGGAACTGGTGGAATGGAGTTACAGATTATCCCATTTCTCGAGGCCAGGAGCCCCACACCAGCAAGCACCAAGCAAGAAGATATTGGATTTCACTGGTCTCAAGAATGTTGTTTATCCATCATCCATCCAATCACCCGAGATTAAGACTGACTAA
- the LOC105788664 gene encoding 60S ribosomal protein L7a-2: MAPKRGVKVAAPAKKKQEKVVNPLFEKRPKQFGIGGALPPKKDLHRFVKWPKVVRIQRKKRILKQRLKVPPALNQFTKTLDKNLATSLFKLLLKYRPEDKAAKKERLLKKAQAEAEGKAPESKKPIVVKYGLNHVTYLIEQNKAQLVVIAHDVDPIELVVWLPALCRKMEVPYCIVKGKARLGSIVHKKTASVLCLTTVKNEDKMEFSKILEAIKANFNDKYDEYRKKWGGGIMGSKSQARSKAKEKLLAKEAAQRMT, from the exons ATG GCCCCAAAGAGAGGTGTAAAGGTTGCTGCCCCGGCCAAGAAGAAACAA GAGAAGGTTGTGAATCCACTGTTCGAGAAGCGTCCAAAGCAGTTTGGTATTGGCGGGGCACTACCTCCGAAGAAGGATCTACATCGATTTGTAAAGTGGCCTAAGGTTGTCCGCATTCAAAGGAAAAAGAGGATCCTTAAGCAGAGGTTGAAGGTCCCACCAGCATTGAACCAGTTTACCAAGACTCTTGACAAGAACCTTG CTACGAGTCTATTCAAGCTGCTTCTCAAGTACAGACCGGAGGACAAGGCAGCCAAGAAGGAACGTCTACTGAAAAAGGCTCAGGCTGAGGCTGAAGGCAAAGCCCCTGAGTCTAAGAAACCAATTGTTGTGAAATACGGACTTAACCATGTTACCTACCTTATTGAACAG AACAAGGCACAATTGGTTGTCATCGCCCACGATGTGGATCCCATAGAGCTTGTAGTCTGGCTTCCTGCTTTGTGCAGAAAGATGGAGGTCCCCTACTGCATTGTCAAGGGGAAAGCACGATTGGGATCG ATTGTCCACAAGAAAACTGCATCTGTCTTGTGCTTGACCACGGTTAAGAACGAGGATAAGATGGAGTTCAGCAAAATCCTCGAGGCAATCAAG GCCAACTTCAACGACAAGTACGACGAGTACAGGAAGAAGTGGGGAGGTGGTATCATGGGCTCGAAATCACAAGCCAGATCCAAGGCAAAGGAGAAGCTTCTCGCGAAGGAAGCCGCACAAAGGATGACTTAA